CAAAGAGCTACTTTAATATTGATTGTTGACTTCTTACATTCACTTATTCTCTATATCATGAAATAATTTATGAACAGTGCAAAGATTGAGTaacatttactttttaaacTCAATACTATAATTTCCTTGAGTGTAAAGAATTCAACAGAGTAAATCATAATGTACATTTTTCCCAGCATGCTTGCTTTGGCCACCGGGAGGCAGTATAACACAGTCATGCAGACACAAAAGAACAGCACTTCTACTTGTTCAGTAAGTCACTCAGTAAGATGCTGTTATATGAGCCGTTTTTCAttgagggtaaaaaaaaatcacctgttagtatttttatattatttgtcTACATGTGTCGAAAAGCGTATCAATGCACATAAACAGGATAAAATGCTGCCTTCCCGAGTGAAAAGGACTGCATGGTTTTCGcgcccccaccaccaccacggtTCTGGCGCACTTCCGCAAATAGAAGCTACCTTCTCGTCGTCATGGCAACAAAACCCGGACTGGCCATTGGCCTTGCAGCGTATGGGTCGAGATGCGGGCTGGCTTATTTGCGTTGAACTGGCTTACGATTTACAATTGGTATGACTGATGGCGCACGTTGCCGATAAAGCGCCCGACCACCAGCCAGTGTGGATATAGGTTTGTTTGACTGGATGACAACCTTTGACCGGTTCGTGTTATTGATTCACCCGAAGCTAAATGGAAGCCATTGTGACGTACGTCGGAAATTTTCAATGACTATCCTTCCCCTCTCTgactcatatttattttacacacaTGTGAAATACAAGTGTGTGAATCACACAAAGCAAACATAAGGGTGACAAAGGTCTCCGGTGTGTTTTGACGCATTATTGGGCCCCTCACATCTTGCTGTATTTGCTTTTAGATTATCTACCCCTGTCATGTATGGATATAAGTCAGACAATCATTATTTTACTCTTACATGATCATAACCAAAACATTGTTAAGTGTTGTAACTATTTGAAAACTATCAGCTCAAATGAAGTAGCCTTctcaaaaatgtgcttttgtatACGAATGAATGACATGTTTATGATTGTGTCGTGCACTTAATAGTAGGCCCCACccagggacgtgcggtcagtGAAGGCAATGGAGGCCGttcctcccctgccatcatgaaaaggggaaaaaaacaaattcaattgtttttattataaagtcattttccttttaatttcagtagttttgtatcattttgaaccaaaatcgttgaatttttatagttatgtaaaaccgaagacgagtCGTTCGGAGGAGGCAACTTCctgccttgcctcctctgaggattgcgtaatcacacggctACCTATGctgacaggctatgcagttagactgaactgctgtctgtctctacgtcgctgtttaagtgttcaaactctgtggctatattaactAATTTCCGTAGTTACGCTGCTGTATATAAGAtctagtgttttttgtcatctgtctgtaacgtcgtgtttctttagatgaacaaaacggctttgaaaagagacccAACGGAGGCAACGAAAAGAAGTCctccagccttatggcaggAAGCGCTAGTAatcccgggatgcttcatgcgcccACCTGGAGAATAAGtgatctccagttcaaatttacagtgaacaactgaggagcagtcgtccatttatttcgttttacattcgttttttgttttggttttacattttgttttacaatggaggattacatatGCACACtcaaacgattttcaacttttcggtcgaagcaggaggtcatcagtaaaggacGAGCAACTgcggagttaaaaggtttgattcgaacaacgggacttcggagcaaaagtttttgattccatgtgctctattgagtgtttttatgtgcgAAGAGTGCTGATAtgggattttaattaaaatagttcaaattaaataatgaataagctactctagagcagcgttccccaaccatttttgtgacacggttaggtgTCGGACAAATTTGACCGGGGgggtgacgtcagtgcctccccagtcatgaacctcaccgcacgtcactggcCCCAGCCACACGGGATTTTAAGACACCGAACAATGAAAATGACCCGGCAGCAGGTGCAAATTACAACACAGGAACCGATGTCAACAACAGTCTGTCGTGTCTCCTTTTCTGAGATTTACACACAACATTTGCAATTACAATAACATCCAAATGAATTCTTCTCCCTCATCTGGCCAAAAGGCTTCTTCCTGGTCTAGCGCAAAACTGAAACAGGTCACCTATTGATATCATGTCTTCCAAAGTTTTTCAACAATAATGAcaagaaggacatttacacctcccatctcacccgcaaggcgaccaagattgtgagggatgtgagtcaccccgctcactctttgtttgagcttctgccctctgggaggcggtacaggagcctgcgctcccgcaccaccagactttccaacagcttcgtactccaggctgttaggatcctgaactcgctccccctttcagcgtagcgtcctgttcttgctgtatgctcactggctcggttttgcccctcatgttcaatgggttattggtctgtttttattcatcgctcattttattttatttatttattatttattatttatggttgtgccttcttgtttttgtattgtgtcgcctacttgtatgtctcgtcaccgtgggatggaggaaacggaatttcggtttctttgtgtgtcttgacatatgaagggattgacaataaagctgactttgactttgactttgaagaagCTGGCGTCTTAATCGGACCTGCACGGAAAAGGCCATAGAAGCCTGAACAAACAGCATCCCCGGCCGGGCCCCCTTCAGTCTCGCTGCACACAACATAGCCCTTGTCATCATTTGTCATGCGTCGAACTTCACCCAAGATGGCAAACAAAGATGGAACACAGAAGCCACCTGCAGATAAGAAGCAGCATATTTGAGGAGATGGGGTTGGACGTATATAACGCTGGCAGAACAGAGGTGGTGGTCGACACCTCAAAATGGAGAGAGGACAGGTtgctgtgctgctgctgctgctttcaaTACAAGGTGATGCTGAAGTGGTGATTGTGCAGTGGTTCAGTTTGagcattctttttctttgcccCCACCAGGACTTTCGGCCGTGCGGGTCCTCCCGTCCTCCAACCCGGCGGCGGCCGGGGACACCCTGACGCTCTCGCTCTGGCCAGCTGCCGACCTAAAGGGTGGCAGCTGGGCGATGGGCGACTCCCTCATCCTGACCTGGCTCAGGGACCAGCAGGCGGTTTTCCCTAACCACAGCGGCAGGGCGGCGGTGAACGTCCGCACAGCCGCCCTCACCCTCAGCTCACTCACCTTGGAGGACTCGGGAGTGTACGCCGTGCACAGCAGCGACCCCCCGCTAAGGGCCAACGCCTCCATTACGGTGCTGGGTGAGACGCTGTATCATGGATCATCTTACAGAACAACAAATGCGAGCATTCAGAGTCAGTTTATTTGCCATTTGTGGAAAACCACATTGGAAAACAGTTTGCGAGAGCTCAAAAAATACACTTATGACAAGAACAATAGACAACCAATAAGCAGATAAATAGACAATCAATAGACAGATACAATAGATAGAATAAAAAGGACCCTTTGCCCCCATGGATAGGCTGACAGTCAcataagaaaaatacaattcatATAGAAAAAATGCATATTAGAAAAGTGCTAAGTGCAAGGTGCCCGCCACTGGTGCCTGCAGGAGCATatgcaagcaaaacaaaataaaaaaagtaataattgTGCAGCTTTAGTTTGTTCAGGCTGCGCACAGCCCTAGGGAAAAAACTGTTTGCATTCCTAGAGGTAGAGAATTTTATTGCACGATACCGCCTGCCTGACagaagaagagcaaaaaaagcaGAGGCAGGATGAGTGGGGTCAGTTAAAATAACAGAGGCACAAGACATAAGCCTGGACCTGTAAATGATTTTCGGATCTGGCAGGTCAGTACCAGTGTTCTTACGAGCAAGACGGACAATTCTTCTCAGACATTTCTGATTGCGTATGGTCAGATTTCCAAACCACACTGCAAGTGAGGAGGTGAGAACACAATCATAAGAATTTGATCAAATCCGGCAGTTAGAAGTGAATTCCATAAGTTTATGCAGAATAAAAAAGCCGTTGAAGAGATTTTTGAACAATGATGCTGGTGTTAAGATGCCAGCTGAGATCACTGATAGTAACACCAAGAAATTTAAAATTACTCACCATCTCGAcctcttcacttttaatagtGAGAGGGAGATGGGACACCTTATTCCTAcgaaagtcaaacaaaatttCCTTTGTTTAGGAGgcatttaaaatcaaattattgTTCTCACTCCACTTGATTAAGTTCTCTACCTCTAgtccaggggtggccaaccagtcagagactaagagtcacattttttactgtgtcatcgcaaagagccacatcatacacatgagcacacatgaacatccccccctcacacacacacacactcacactcacacacacacatgcacactcacacacacacctctgctcagccaaatttattgtgtgacattatcatgtcacgcgccaacatgataatgacaaattgactcctacagtactaaaaccacagaccaaagaccacattttcaacaatgaacattgtgtgcattgtctcacacagacaaactctcagttcaacaaattccacaaacaaaaacataagttttttcacttaccatgtgtggcgggacagaccattcgttttagtaGATTTCAATAACCtcactgaggcattttttaacgaactccacttcattgtatggctttttagcccgtgcaatgttccaagccagttgaaacaatgcaagcgtgacagtctctgagtgcttcgtaatttttttgaaaaactgtacctatttttctgcctgacttttcaaagtgtccaaacttgtgcttgcgaaattcagtcccttttggaaagtccttatcgatattggcatgaagtgagctgaagtggcactgaacatttgaagcttttaaatgcgctaatgacgtccgacatatcaggaagaatggcttgccattgcgttcaacaaaaaacaactttaactctgttaaaaacgtcctgtgttcatcgtcatatattcgtttagctgtgcattttttccttgccattttgagagcgaaattgacactcctcaaatgggtttgtccctcctcctttgcgggatttcacctcacgcgcatgcgcgtttgaccaaaataccatattgaactcaagcgaagcaaatacgcacaaaaaataaacacaaatatgaacgtaaaagagccgcatgaaaccagccaaagagccgcatgcggctcgcgagccgcgggttggccacccctgatctagtctatacagtggagcctcggttttcgaccacaatccgttcgagaaggctgttcgagaagtgaatcgttcgaattccgaattatgttttcccattacaaataatggaaaaaacataatccgttccaagcaaaaaaataataaacgccttttttaagcatttttttatttgcgcatttttgtccgatcgcgcaacagcagcgcaccgccgaacgcgcaaccgtagcgcgtcgccgaccgtgcaactgcaccgcgctggtcgcattattgtgacagagccgtcgctgaaatttagaaaatatttttaaaatcctgatgtactttccaaaattgaagtggacctcagtgcgcagggagcttaatttggtccgaccgcgcaactgcaccgcgctggtcgcattattgtggcagagcggtcgctaaaatttagaaattatttttaaagtcctgatgtactttccaaaatttaagtggacctcactcagtgcgcagggagcttaatttggtccgatcgcgcaaccgcagcgcgccgggcgctcactgtcgcattgctttaggagcgtctttgtgttttaggatggcttcactgctcccacttgtttcctttggaggcatgattagagttgatgcaatcctcagaataacgagaatgtaataacgaacggagtcagttggcatgcgggtcctctcggctcatctcgcgaggttcgacaaccgaatttcgtccgacatccgaagcaaaaaaatctcaaattttttgttcgaataccgattaattcgagaaccgggacgttcgaaaaccgaggctccactgtagtTTGATTCATCATCTGAATGTATTGGCCCAAGGATGGTAGTATCTTCAACGTATTTTACTATCAGATTATTCTGGAAAGAGGCAGTGCAGTCATATGTacataaagaaaacaacaaaggaTTAAGGATACAGCCTTGTGGTGAGCCAGTACTTAAGACAAGTTTGTCAGACACACAGTCCCCAATTCTGACCCTTTGAGGTCTCAACGTTCGAAAATTAAAAATCCACTCACATACAGCATCACACAAACCGAGACGCTGGAGTTTGCATTTGTTAGAAGTCATTCAccaatttttgtttgctttgacttCTGAGATGCGAGCACTGTATGGTGCCAGGCAACTCAGTAGCAACAGGTTTCCATCGTAAGATGTCCCAAAGCAACATTGACATAAGAACTTAAAGTATTTCAATGTTTGGATTGACAACCAGGAAaccgagttttttttttttctcgagtCAGTGAAACCTTGTGTACGTGTGTTTTGGCTCAGCTGAGACTTTCTGTCGCTACGCATAATGGCATCAGCTCCTGTCTGACTTGTCGTGTGTCATTACGCTCTATTTGGAGtatcataatcatcatcatgagcCAAATTCTCAAACACAGTAAACTAGACTTTCCCAGGAACCAAAGAGAAGATCCGCCAGCTTTTACACCGAGCTCACGTGGATGAAAATAGGGCCCTTCATGTTTGATAGGTTCTACTTTTTCAAACACTAAGACAATGTacagcaaaaaaagagaaaatcttCTCTATTGTCCATTTGTGTCCTGCCCAGAGCCAGTTTTGAACGTGACGCTGGGGACCAAGCAAAGCCGCCCGCTGGAGTCGTCCCCAGTGGCGCTGACATGCTCCGTCTCCTCGGGATCCTCGCCATCTTTCCTGTGGTTCAACGGAAGCTCGGAGGTGACGGCCCACCACAGGGTGGCGTTCTCCGACGGGAATTCCACTCTGACCATCCTCAACGTGAGTCGCTATGATGGAGGCCCCTTTAGGTGCTTTGCGTTTAACCCTGTCAGCAATGGCACCAGCAAGCCCTTCGTCTTCACCGTCATCTGTAAGCGACACCCTTTAAACATAAACCATGAAAGTGAACGCAGCCGGCGTTAAAATTCTTCTCCTCAGACGGCCCGGACAACGTGGCTTTGACGGTCAACGATCAGCACGCTGCCGCCGCTTCCTTTGCGAGCGGAAGCAACCTGACCGTACGCTGCTCGGCCCAGTCCGGTCCGCCGGCTCTACTCCACTGGGCTTTCGAGGGCCAGTTTCTAAATACCACGGGCCCGTCATTGGAACTTGTCCACGTCAACCAGGAGCAGAGCGGACCTTATTCTTGTCTGGCCTTCAATAATGAGACCAACATGAGCAACAACATCACTGAAGACATCCTCATAACTAGTTAGTGGTGTCATACTGGATATGTATGTGCGACGAGTGGTACATGTGCTCCTCTGGTGCTGAATTGCTGAATTAAAGtgttaactttttatttttaaggtgCTAATAGCATTCTGCATATGGTGCCCATAATGTGTGCTTTGTCTCAG
This DNA window, taken from Syngnathus acus chromosome 16, fSynAcu1.2, whole genome shotgun sequence, encodes the following:
- the LOC119135619 gene encoding carcinoembryonic antigen-related cell adhesion molecule 1-like, translating into MERGQVAVLLLLLSIQGLSAVRVLPSSNPAAAGDTLTLSLWPAADLKGGSWAMGDSLILTWLRDQQAVFPNHSGRAAVNVRTAALTLSSLTLEDSGVYAVHSSDPPLRANASITVLEPVLNVTLGTKQSRPLESSPVALTCSVSSGSSPSFLWFNGSSEVTAHHRVAFSDGNSTLTILNVSRYDGGPFRCFAFNPVSNGTSKPFVFTVIYGPDNVALTVNDQHAAAASFASGSNLTVRCSAQSGPPALLHWAFEGQFLNTTGPSLELVHVNQEQSGPYSCLAFNNETNMSNNITEDILITKSQATSLKLHVWLLPVMPWFGCLLSDV